One stretch of Saccharopolyspora erythraea DNA includes these proteins:
- a CDS encoding IclR family transcriptional regulator: protein MSAERKPDGSQTLERGLRVLRMLAESPGGLGASEVAARLDVHRSVAYRLLMALTRQNFVSRDEEGRYRVGLDFFTLAERVRPRLLDVATPVLRELTAELNATACLVVPENGSAVAVAVIEPPGSGPRFSYGIGNRDPLERGAAGIALLAAGSPRDGEQERVATTRRDGHVVTHEEVVPGSTGIAAPIHPAPGGSPAAINIITHRRDLADRAIPVVVSAARRISEALGGEPTTAG, encoded by the coding sequence GTGTCTGCTGAGCGGAAACCGGACGGGTCCCAGACCCTCGAACGCGGACTGCGGGTCCTGCGGATGCTGGCCGAGTCACCCGGCGGGCTCGGCGCCAGCGAGGTAGCGGCCCGGCTCGACGTGCACCGCTCGGTCGCCTACCGACTTTTGATGGCCCTGACCAGGCAGAACTTCGTCTCCAGGGACGAGGAGGGGCGCTACCGGGTCGGCCTGGACTTCTTCACCCTCGCCGAACGGGTGCGACCGCGGCTGCTGGACGTGGCGACGCCGGTGCTGCGTGAGCTGACCGCCGAGCTGAACGCCACCGCGTGCCTGGTGGTGCCGGAGAACGGGTCGGCGGTGGCCGTCGCGGTCATCGAGCCGCCGGGTTCGGGACCGCGCTTCTCCTACGGCATCGGCAACCGGGACCCGCTCGAGCGCGGCGCGGCGGGCATCGCCCTGCTCGCGGCGGGCAGCCCCCGCGACGGCGAGCAGGAACGCGTCGCGACGACGCGTCGCGACGGGCACGTCGTCACGCACGAGGAGGTCGTGCCGGGGTCCACGGGCATCGCTGCGCCGATCCACCCCGCACCGGGCGGAAGCCCCGCGGCCATCAACATCATCACGCACCGCAGAGACCTCGCCGACCGGGCGATCCCGGTCGTCGTGTCAGCGGCCCGGCGCATCAGCGAGGCGTTGGGCGGAGAGCCCACCACGGCGGGCTGA
- a CDS encoding FAD-dependent oxidoreductase, which translates to MVVYFTPRRYAFTPPPEADSVVVVGAGPVGLALALGLARRGVRVTVLEAGDSVCAGSRAICLSRHSLEVLERLGVGDRFAELSLPWTSGRSYYRDTEVLSFDMPSGAGDVHPPMVNISQSVAEQVLVDAIEATDGCEVHWRCRVLDCTRHDDHAVLEVGTPQGPARVRADWVVAADGARSAVREALGLRLDGTSYEGRYVIADIHWPAALPTERRVWFDPPSNPGSTIILHRQPDDIWRVDYQLQPGADPELEADEQRVRERIARHLDWLGNDRPWTLEWTSLYRAHALSLGSYRHGRVLFAGDAAHLVPIFGVRGLNSGLEDADVLAWMLAAVVDGEAAPALLDVYATERRDAWCQNVTEAEKSTLFMTPGTRGYELTRDAVLALATRRPALRELVNPRQSSATHSRTSPLTLPCDAPGLRPGDPVPDRVVRTSTGTSSLNSLRGRDFALLGFGVATAELGEAVSALAGRTGVGVRGLATGAGREHPAVGALDDADGALAAEFGARPGEVFAIRPDGLLLGRLPDFSGPGEVADLIVTGGHR; encoded by the coding sequence ATGGTTGTGTACTTCACCCCGCGCCGCTACGCGTTCACCCCGCCCCCGGAGGCCGACTCGGTCGTGGTCGTCGGCGCCGGTCCGGTGGGGCTCGCGCTCGCCCTCGGCCTGGCCCGGCGAGGCGTGCGGGTGACCGTGCTGGAGGCCGGGGACTCGGTCTGCGCCGGCAGCAGGGCGATCTGCCTGTCCCGCCATTCGCTGGAGGTTCTGGAACGGCTCGGCGTGGGGGATCGGTTCGCCGAGCTGTCCCTGCCGTGGACCTCGGGCCGCAGCTACTACCGCGACACCGAGGTCCTGTCCTTCGACATGCCGAGCGGGGCAGGCGACGTGCACCCGCCGATGGTCAACATCTCGCAGTCGGTCGCCGAACAGGTGCTGGTCGACGCGATCGAGGCGACCGACGGTTGCGAGGTGCACTGGAGGTGCCGGGTGCTCGACTGCACACGCCACGACGACCACGCCGTGCTCGAGGTGGGAACCCCGCAGGGCCCGGCCCGGGTGCGCGCCGACTGGGTGGTGGCCGCCGACGGGGCCCGCAGCGCCGTGCGCGAGGCGCTGGGCCTGCGGCTCGACGGCACCAGCTACGAGGGCCGCTACGTCATCGCCGACATCCACTGGCCCGCCGCGCTGCCCACCGAGCGCCGGGTCTGGTTCGACCCGCCGAGCAACCCGGGCTCGACGATCATCCTGCACCGCCAGCCCGACGACATCTGGCGCGTCGACTACCAGCTGCAACCCGGCGCAGACCCCGAGCTGGAGGCCGATGAGCAGCGCGTCCGCGAACGGATCGCGCGGCACCTGGACTGGCTGGGCAACGACCGGCCCTGGACGCTGGAGTGGACCAGCCTCTACCGCGCGCACGCGCTGTCGCTGGGCTCCTACCGGCACGGACGGGTGTTGTTCGCCGGGGACGCCGCGCACCTGGTCCCGATCTTCGGGGTCCGCGGCCTGAACTCCGGGCTGGAGGACGCCGACGTCCTGGCCTGGATGCTCGCCGCGGTGGTCGACGGCGAGGCCGCACCCGCGCTTCTCGACGTCTACGCGACCGAGCGGCGCGACGCGTGGTGCCAGAACGTGACCGAGGCGGAGAAGAGCACGCTGTTCATGACCCCGGGAACCCGGGGCTACGAGCTGACCCGCGACGCCGTGCTGGCCCTGGCCACCCGCCGCCCCGCGTTGCGCGAGCTGGTGAACCCGCGCCAGTCGAGCGCGACCCACAGCCGGACCTCGCCGCTGACGCTGCCCTGCGACGCGCCAGGTCTGCGACCGGGCGACCCGGTTCCCGACCGCGTCGTGCGCACGTCGACGGGCACGTCGAGCCTGAACTCGTTGCGGGGAAGGGATTTCGCGTTGCTCGGCTTCGGTGTCGCGACTGCCGAGCTTGGCGAAGCGGTGTCCGCGCTGGCCGGGCGCACAGGCGTCGGCGTGCGAGGGCTGGCCACCGGAGCGGGACGGGAGCATCCGGCGGTCGGCGCGCTCGACGACGCCGACGGCGCGCTCGCGGCGGAGTTCGGAGCGCGCCCCGGGGAGGTCTTCGCGATCCGCCCGGACGGCCTGCTGCTCGGCCGGCTCCCGGACTTCAGCGGGCCAGGGGAAGTCGCCGATCTCATCGTCACGGGAGGTCACCGATGA
- a CDS encoding MFS transporter, with protein MTAPAEPARAPRREFGKIVAASLAGTTIEFYDFFLYGSAAALVFNKVFFPAGDPVTGVLLALVTYAVGFLARPVGGVLFGHLGDRLGRRRTLALSLTLMGGATVAIGLVPSYETIGVAAPVLLTLLRLVQGVALGGEWGGAILLVTEHADARRRGFWASWPQTGGPLGNLLATGVLALLGLAVTDQAFVEWGWRLPFVVSAVLVLVGLWLRRAVQESPLFAELRASGAAEQGKAPIGVVLRHHRREVVLATMANVGEKTTYYVFSIFLLSYLAEQLHLPKGVGLTAVAVGSVFQVAAMLAGGALSDRFGRRGLNIGLAVLIAVWGFAGLPMVDGGRPATITLVVVVGLTLHGLMTGAQVAFFTELFPSAVRYTGASLGYQLATVLGGSLAPIIGVGLMKRFGSTLPVGVFLAVAELCTVIAFLRAGETGHRRLSDVGAPVQTSGQRT; from the coding sequence GTGACCGCACCAGCCGAGCCCGCCCGGGCTCCCCGCCGCGAGTTCGGCAAGATCGTCGCCGCGAGCCTGGCGGGCACGACGATCGAGTTCTACGACTTCTTCCTCTACGGCTCGGCCGCCGCGCTGGTGTTCAACAAGGTCTTCTTCCCGGCAGGAGACCCGGTCACCGGAGTGCTGCTGGCACTGGTCACCTACGCGGTCGGCTTCCTCGCGCGCCCTGTCGGCGGGGTCCTCTTCGGACACCTCGGCGACCGGCTCGGGCGCCGCAGGACGCTGGCGCTGAGCCTGACGCTGATGGGCGGCGCGACGGTGGCCATCGGCCTCGTGCCCTCCTACGAGACGATCGGCGTGGCCGCGCCGGTGCTGCTCACGCTCCTGCGGCTGGTGCAGGGCGTGGCACTGGGCGGGGAGTGGGGCGGGGCGATCCTGCTGGTGACCGAGCACGCCGACGCCCGCCGCCGCGGTTTCTGGGCGAGCTGGCCGCAGACCGGCGGTCCGCTGGGAAACCTGCTGGCCACGGGTGTGCTCGCGCTGCTGGGACTGGCCGTCACCGACCAGGCGTTCGTCGAGTGGGGCTGGCGGCTGCCGTTCGTGGTCTCGGCCGTGCTGGTCCTGGTCGGGCTGTGGCTGCGGCGCGCGGTGCAGGAGTCGCCGCTGTTCGCCGAGCTGCGCGCGTCCGGTGCGGCCGAGCAGGGCAAGGCCCCGATCGGTGTCGTGCTGCGCCACCACCGGCGCGAGGTCGTGCTCGCGACCATGGCCAACGTCGGGGAGAAGACGACCTACTACGTCTTCAGCATCTTCCTGCTCTCCTACCTGGCCGAGCAGCTGCACCTGCCCAAGGGCGTGGGCCTGACGGCGGTCGCCGTCGGCTCGGTGTTCCAGGTGGCCGCGATGCTCGCGGGCGGCGCGCTCTCCGACCGCTTCGGCCGCCGAGGGCTCAACATCGGGCTCGCGGTGCTCATCGCGGTCTGGGGCTTCGCCGGGCTGCCGATGGTCGACGGCGGCAGGCCGGCCACCATCACGCTGGTCGTGGTGGTGGGGCTGACCCTGCACGGGCTGATGACGGGCGCGCAGGTCGCCTTCTTCACCGAGCTGTTCCCGAGCGCGGTGCGCTACACCGGCGCCTCGCTGGGCTACCAGCTCGCCACCGTGCTCGGCGGGTCGCTCGCGCCCATCATCGGGGTGGGCCTGATGAAGCGCTTCGGTTCGACGCTGCCCGTCGGCGTGTTCCTCGCGGTGGCCGAGCTGTGCACCGTGATCGCCTTCCTGCGGGCGGGCGAGACCGGGCACCGGCGGCTGAGCGACGTCGGCGCGCCGGTCCAGACGTCCGGGCAGCGCACCTGA
- a CDS encoding homogentisate 1,2-dioxygenase, which translates to MAYYRCVGDVPPKRHTQHRTPDGGLYFEELMGEEGFSADSSLLYHRAIPSAIVDASEWELPDLSTRPNHPLKPRHLKLHELFPGQSWKAADVVTGRRLVLGNADVRISYAAAGESSPLYRNAVGDECVYVESGEAVVETVFGALTAKQGDYVLLPRATTHRWVPQGGEPLRTYCIEANSHITPARRYLSKFGQLLEHAPYCERDLHGPAEPLLAEGTDVEVLVKHRGSGGSVVGTRYVYPEHPFDVVGWDGCLYPHTFNISDFEPITGRVHQPPPVHQVFEGNNFVVCNFVPRKVDYHPLSIPVPYYHSNVDSDEIMFYCGGDYEARKGSGIGQGSVSVHPGGHSHGPQPGAYERSIGVEFFDELAVMVDTFRPLELGEGGLAADDQRYAWTWSGRGPA; encoded by the coding sequence ATGGCTTACTACCGCTGCGTTGGCGATGTGCCGCCGAAGCGGCACACCCAGCACCGCACTCCCGACGGTGGTCTCTACTTCGAGGAGCTGATGGGCGAGGAGGGTTTCTCGGCGGACTCGTCGCTGCTGTACCACCGGGCGATCCCGTCGGCCATCGTCGACGCGTCCGAGTGGGAGCTGCCCGACCTGTCGACCCGGCCCAACCACCCGCTGAAGCCGCGGCACCTGAAGCTGCACGAGCTGTTCCCGGGCCAGTCGTGGAAGGCCGCCGACGTGGTGACCGGCAGGCGGCTGGTCCTGGGCAACGCCGACGTCCGCATCTCGTACGCGGCCGCGGGGGAGTCCTCGCCGCTGTACCGCAACGCCGTCGGCGACGAGTGCGTCTACGTCGAGTCCGGTGAGGCGGTCGTGGAGACCGTTTTCGGCGCGCTGACGGCGAAGCAGGGCGACTACGTGCTGCTGCCGCGCGCCACCACCCACCGGTGGGTCCCGCAGGGCGGGGAGCCGCTGCGCACCTACTGCATCGAGGCCAACAGCCACATCACCCCGGCCCGGCGCTACCTGTCGAAGTTCGGTCAGCTGCTGGAGCACGCGCCGTACTGCGAGCGGGACCTGCACGGGCCCGCCGAGCCGCTGCTGGCCGAAGGGACCGACGTCGAGGTCCTGGTCAAGCACCGGGGCAGCGGCGGTTCCGTCGTCGGAACCCGTTACGTGTACCCGGAGCACCCGTTCGACGTCGTCGGCTGGGACGGCTGCCTGTACCCCCACACCTTCAACATCTCCGACTTCGAGCCGATCACCGGGCGCGTGCACCAGCCGCCGCCGGTGCACCAGGTCTTCGAGGGCAACAACTTCGTGGTGTGCAACTTCGTGCCCCGCAAGGTGGACTACCACCCGCTGTCGATCCCGGTCCCGTACTACCACTCCAACGTGGACAGCGACGAGATCATGTTCTACTGCGGCGGCGACTACGAGGCGCGCAAGGGCTCGGGCATCGGCCAGGGTTCGGTGTCGGTGCACCCCGGCGGCCACTCCCACGGCCCGCAGCCCGGGGCCTACGAACGCAGCATCGGCGTCGAGTTCTTCGACGAGCTGGCCGTCATGGTCGACACCTTCCGGCCGCTGGAGCTGGGCGAGGGCGGACTGGCCGCCGACGACCAGCGCTACGCCTGGACCTGGTCGGGGAGGGGGCCGGCGTGA
- the fahA gene encoding fumarylacetoacetase gives MTLQSWVPVPEGSHFPVQNLPYGVFEPSGDGAARVGVAIGEHVLDLAAALGDEVFARPSLNAFMAQGRERWHEVRARVVELLTVEANRPEVEPALHRAEDVRLLLPFEVADYVDFYSSEHHAANIGRMFRPDSDPLTPNWKHLPIGYHGRAGTVVVSGTPVVRPSGQRKPPQADAPSFGPSQRLDIEAEVGFVVGTGSELGTSVGVADFAEHVFGVCLVNDWSARDIQAWEYVPLGPFLGKSFATSVSPWIVPLEALEDARVAPPARAPEPLPYLRDGDQDWGLDLAMEVRLNGHLVSRPPFASMYWTAAQQLAHMTVNGASLRTGDFYASGTVSGPEPGQRGSLIELSWGGREPIELPGGGTRSFLEDGDEISISATAPGADGTTIGFGEVVGRITPA, from the coding sequence TTGACGTTGCAGAGTTGGGTCCCGGTACCGGAGGGCTCGCACTTCCCGGTGCAGAACCTGCCGTACGGGGTGTTCGAGCCGTCCGGCGACGGCGCCGCGCGGGTCGGCGTCGCGATCGGCGAGCACGTTCTCGACCTGGCGGCCGCCCTCGGCGACGAGGTGTTCGCGCGGCCGAGCCTCAACGCCTTCATGGCCCAGGGGCGTGAGCGCTGGCACGAGGTGCGGGCCCGGGTCGTCGAACTGCTCACCGTGGAGGCCAACCGGCCCGAGGTCGAGCCCGCGCTGCACCGAGCCGAGGACGTGCGGCTCCTGCTGCCGTTCGAGGTCGCCGACTACGTCGACTTCTACTCCTCGGAGCACCACGCCGCCAACATCGGCCGGATGTTCCGCCCGGACTCCGACCCGCTGACCCCGAACTGGAAGCACCTGCCGATCGGCTACCACGGCCGCGCGGGCACCGTCGTGGTGTCGGGCACCCCGGTCGTGCGACCCAGCGGTCAGCGCAAGCCCCCGCAGGCCGACGCGCCGAGCTTCGGACCGTCGCAGCGGCTCGACATCGAGGCCGAGGTCGGATTCGTCGTCGGCACCGGCTCGGAGCTGGGCACGTCGGTCGGTGTGGCCGACTTCGCCGAGCACGTGTTCGGCGTGTGCCTGGTAAACGACTGGTCGGCCCGCGACATCCAGGCGTGGGAGTACGTGCCGCTCGGGCCGTTCCTGGGCAAGTCGTTCGCCACGTCGGTCTCGCCGTGGATCGTGCCGCTGGAGGCGCTGGAGGACGCCAGGGTGGCGCCGCCGGCACGCGCACCGGAGCCGTTGCCGTACCTGCGCGACGGCGACCAGGACTGGGGGCTGGACCTGGCGATGGAGGTCCGGCTCAACGGCCACCTGGTCTCCCGGCCGCCGTTCGCGTCCATGTACTGGACCGCGGCGCAGCAGCTCGCGCACATGACGGTCAACGGCGCGTCGCTGCGCACCGGCGACTTCTACGCGTCGGGCACCGTCAGCGGCCCCGAACCCGGGCAGCGTGGTTCGCTGATCGAGCTGAGCTGGGGCGGCCGGGAGCCGATCGAGCTGCCCGGTGGCGGTACCCGGTCCTTCCTGGAGGACGGTGACGAGATCAGCATCAGCGCCACCGCACCGGGTGCTGACGGGACCACCATCGGCTTCGGCGAGGTCGTCGGCCGGATCACGCCCGCCTGA
- a CDS encoding GNAT family N-acetyltransferase — protein sequence MAETVDNPGDSRFEIRSDGERAGFVDYRLRGGTISLLHTEIDDRFEGQGLGSLLVRSVLDNARERGLEVLPYCPFVRSWIARHPDYLELVPEGRSAEFDL from the coding sequence GTGGCAGAAACCGTCGACAATCCCGGCGACTCCCGGTTCGAGATCCGCAGCGACGGCGAGAGGGCCGGTTTCGTCGATTACCGGCTGCGCGGCGGCACGATCTCCTTGCTGCACACCGAGATCGACGACCGCTTCGAAGGCCAGGGGCTCGGCAGCCTGCTCGTCCGGTCGGTGCTGGACAACGCACGCGAACGCGGGCTCGAGGTACTCCCCTACTGCCCGTTCGTACGTTCCTGGATCGCCCGCCACCCGGATTACCTCGAGCTGGTTCCAGAGGGCCGGAGCGCCGAATTCGACCTTTAA
- a CDS encoding pirin family protein: MSNVEPDPAETVCGGVATAAEPDVELLEPREVPLGGPRAMLVGRTLPNRSRRMVGAWCFADFYGPVDIAGQAGMQVPPHPHIGLQTVSWLLAGEVLHRDSLGSRALVRPGELNLMTAGSGISHSEESPAEHSPVLHGVQLWVALPGDQRAVGAHFEQHVDLPVLSAAGGTATVLMGRLDGEVSPAKTYTPLLGAEVVVGADDFRLPLEPDFEHAVLALRDGLTVDGSPVATGTMLYLGRGRRDISFGGPSTALLLGGTPFEEQIVMWWNFVGRDHDEIARARLDWEADREAAGPRSRFGAVRGYDGPPLPAPALPGVALRPRGRRR, encoded by the coding sequence GTGAGCAACGTGGAGCCGGATCCCGCCGAAACCGTGTGCGGCGGGGTCGCCACCGCGGCCGAACCCGACGTCGAACTGCTCGAACCGCGCGAAGTCCCGCTCGGCGGACCCCGCGCCATGCTCGTGGGCCGCACGTTGCCCAACCGGAGCCGGCGCATGGTGGGAGCCTGGTGCTTCGCGGACTTCTACGGCCCCGTCGACATCGCGGGCCAGGCGGGCATGCAGGTGCCCCCGCACCCGCACATCGGACTGCAGACGGTGAGCTGGCTGCTCGCAGGCGAGGTCCTGCACCGCGACAGCCTCGGCAGCCGCGCTCTGGTGCGGCCAGGCGAGCTGAACCTGATGACCGCTGGCAGCGGCATCTCGCACTCGGAGGAGTCGCCCGCCGAGCACTCGCCGGTGCTGCACGGCGTGCAGCTGTGGGTCGCGCTGCCCGGAGACCAGCGCGCGGTCGGCGCGCACTTCGAGCAGCACGTGGACCTGCCCGTGCTGAGCGCCGCGGGCGGCACTGCCACCGTCCTCATGGGACGGCTGGACGGCGAGGTCTCGCCTGCGAAGACCTACACCCCCCTGCTCGGCGCCGAGGTCGTCGTCGGCGCGGACGACTTCCGGCTGCCGCTCGAACCGGACTTCGAGCACGCGGTCCTCGCGCTGCGCGACGGGCTCACCGTCGACGGAAGCCCGGTGGCCACCGGCACCATGCTCTACCTCGGCCGGGGACGACGGGACATCTCCTTCGGCGGACCGTCAACCGCGCTGCTGCTCGGCGGAACGCCGTTCGAGGAGCAGATCGTGATGTGGTGGAACTTCGTCGGCCGCGACCACGACGAGATCGCGCGGGCGCGGCTGGACTGGGAGGCGGATCGGGAGGCGGCCGGTCCCCGGAGCCGCTTCGGAGCGGTGCGCGGGTACGACGGGCCGCCGCTGCCCGCCCCGGCGCTGCCCGGCGTCGCCCTGCGCCCACGCGGACGCCGTCGCTGA
- a CDS encoding fumarylacetoacetate hydrolase family protein, with protein sequence MRLLRVGSAGAERPAVLDAEGRVRDLSGITGDIDGEFLSGGGVERVRGTDLGALPELDPSTRVGPPVARPGKIVCIGLNYSDHAAETGAPEPAEPVLFMKAPNTVVGPDDEVLLPRGSVKTDWEVELAVVIGRTARYLADDEAAMTCVAGYAISNDVSEREFQLERGGQWDKGKSCETFNPMGPWLVTADEIADPQRLGLRLRVNGDTRQDGDTANMIFGVAGIVRYLSGFMVLEPGDVINTGTPAGVAMGMPEPKPYLRAGDVVELEIDGLGSQRQKVGQA encoded by the coding sequence GTGAGACTGCTGCGCGTGGGGTCGGCCGGAGCCGAGCGGCCGGCCGTGCTGGATGCCGAAGGCCGGGTACGGGACCTGTCCGGGATAACCGGCGATATCGACGGCGAGTTCCTGTCTGGTGGCGGTGTCGAGCGGGTCCGAGGAACCGACCTGGGCGCCTTGCCCGAGCTCGACCCCTCGACCCGGGTCGGGCCGCCGGTGGCGCGGCCGGGCAAGATCGTGTGCATCGGGCTGAACTACTCCGACCACGCCGCTGAGACCGGCGCCCCGGAACCGGCCGAGCCGGTGCTGTTCATGAAGGCGCCCAACACCGTCGTGGGGCCCGACGACGAGGTCCTGCTGCCGCGCGGCAGCGTCAAGACCGACTGGGAGGTCGAGCTCGCGGTCGTGATCGGCCGCACGGCGCGCTACCTCGCCGACGACGAGGCCGCGATGACGTGCGTGGCGGGCTATGCGATCTCCAACGACGTCTCGGAGCGGGAGTTCCAGCTCGAACGCGGCGGCCAGTGGGACAAGGGCAAGTCCTGCGAGACGTTCAACCCCATGGGGCCCTGGCTGGTCACCGCCGACGAGATCGCCGACCCGCAGCGGCTGGGTCTGCGGTTGCGGGTCAACGGGGACACCCGGCAGGACGGCGACACCGCGAACATGATCTTCGGCGTGGCCGGGATCGTGCGCTACCTCAGCGGGTTCATGGTGCTGGAGCCCGGCGACGTGATCAACACCGGCACCCCGGCCGGTGTCGCGATGGGGATGCCCGAACCCAAGCCGTACCTGCGGGCGGGAGACGTCGTGGAGCTGGAGATCGACGGGCTCGGCAGCCAGCGCCAGAAGGTGGGGCAGGCCTGA
- a CDS encoding L-fuconate dehydratase produces the protein MGGRITSLRTHDVRFPTSRDLDGSDAMNADPDYSAAYVVIGTDAGLEGHGFAFTIGRGNDVQTAAIRALEPYVAGLALDEALADLGGVWKRMVHDSQLRWLGPEKGVMHMAVSAVVNALWDLRAKREGKPVWKLLADLTPEQIVELVDFRYLTDALTPGEALEILRRTEPGRAHREAELRANGYPAYTTSPGWLGYDDDKLRRLCEQAVADGFGQIKLKVGGDLDDDVRRLRVAREAVGPGVRIAVDANQRWDVGTAIDWVRALAEFDPWWVEEPTSPDDVLGHATIARAIAPVRVATGEHVQNRVVFKQMLQAGSLSYLQLDAARVAGVNENVAILLLAAKFEVPVCPHAGGVGLCELVQHLSMFDYVAVSGSKENRVIEYVDHLHEHFADPVVVRDGHYVAPTAPGFGAAMLPRTLADHAYPDGPVWATSENGSAV, from the coding sequence ATGGGCGGGAGGATCACGAGCCTGCGGACCCACGACGTGCGCTTCCCGACCTCGCGGGACCTCGACGGCTCCGACGCCATGAACGCCGACCCCGACTACTCGGCCGCCTACGTGGTGATCGGCACCGACGCCGGGCTGGAGGGCCACGGGTTCGCCTTCACCATCGGCCGCGGCAACGACGTGCAGACCGCGGCGATCCGCGCGCTGGAGCCCTACGTCGCCGGGCTCGCGCTCGACGAGGCGCTGGCAGACCTCGGCGGGGTGTGGAAGCGGATGGTGCACGACTCCCAGCTGCGCTGGCTCGGCCCGGAGAAGGGCGTCATGCACATGGCGGTCTCGGCGGTGGTCAACGCGCTGTGGGACCTGCGGGCCAAGCGCGAGGGCAAGCCGGTGTGGAAGCTGCTCGCGGACCTGACTCCGGAGCAGATCGTCGAGCTGGTCGACTTCCGCTACCTCACCGACGCGCTGACGCCGGGTGAGGCGCTGGAGATCCTGCGCCGCACCGAGCCGGGCCGGGCGCACCGGGAGGCCGAGCTGCGCGCCAACGGCTACCCGGCCTACACGACATCGCCCGGCTGGCTCGGCTACGACGACGACAAGCTGCGCAGGCTGTGCGAGCAGGCGGTCGCCGACGGCTTCGGCCAGATCAAGCTGAAGGTGGGCGGCGATCTCGACGACGACGTCCGCAGGCTGCGCGTCGCCCGCGAGGCTGTCGGACCCGGCGTCCGGATCGCCGTCGACGCCAACCAGCGCTGGGACGTCGGTACCGCGATCGACTGGGTGCGCGCGCTGGCCGAGTTCGACCCGTGGTGGGTCGAGGAACCGACCAGCCCGGACGACGTCCTGGGCCACGCGACCATCGCGAGGGCGATCGCCCCGGTGCGGGTCGCCACCGGTGAGCACGTGCAGAACCGCGTGGTGTTCAAGCAGATGCTGCAGGCCGGATCGCTGTCCTACCTGCAACTGGACGCCGCCCGGGTGGCCGGGGTCAACGAGAACGTCGCGATCCTGCTGCTTGCGGCCAAGTTCGAGGTACCGGTGTGCCCGCACGCCGGCGGCGTCGGGCTGTGCGAGCTGGTGCAGCACCTGTCGATGTTCGACTACGTGGCGGTGTCGGGTTCGAAGGAGAACAGGGTGATCGAGTACGTCGACCACCTGCACGAGCACTTCGCCGACCCGGTCGTGGTCCGCGACGGCCACTACGTCGCGCCCACCGCGCCGGGTTTCGGGGCCGCCATGCTGCCGCGGACGCTGGCCGACCACGCCTACCCGGACGGACCGGTGTGGGCCACGAGCGAGAACGGGAGCGCGGTGTGA
- a CDS encoding SDR family NAD(P)-dependent oxidoreductase, with the protein MKDFDGLGAVVTGGGSGIGLAVARMLVERGAAVACLDLDPSEAPGAGVRADVTDEESVNTAVAAAARQIGRIDVLVNNAGIGAQGTVETNSYDEWRGVFDVNVLGLVRTTRACLPYLRRSPAAAIVNTCSIAATAGLPQRALYSASKGAVQSLTLAMAADHVAEGIRVNCVNPGTVDTPWVRRLLAAAADPEAELSALEKRQPTGRLVSAEEVAAAVAYLASPSAGATTGTVLAVDGGMHGLRLRR; encoded by the coding sequence GTGAAGGACTTCGACGGACTCGGCGCGGTCGTGACCGGTGGCGGATCGGGGATCGGCCTTGCCGTTGCCCGGATGCTCGTGGAGCGCGGTGCGGCCGTGGCGTGCCTGGACCTTGACCCGTCGGAGGCTCCCGGTGCGGGCGTGCGCGCGGACGTCACCGACGAAGAGTCTGTGAACACCGCGGTCGCGGCCGCCGCGCGGCAGATTGGGCGGATCGACGTCCTGGTCAACAACGCCGGGATCGGGGCGCAGGGCACCGTCGAGACCAACTCCTACGACGAGTGGCGGGGGGTCTTCGACGTCAACGTGCTCGGACTGGTGCGCACCACCCGGGCCTGCCTGCCGTACCTGCGGCGGTCCCCGGCGGCCGCGATCGTCAACACCTGCTCCATCGCCGCGACCGCGGGACTGCCGCAGCGTGCGCTCTACAGCGCGAGCAAGGGCGCGGTGCAGTCGCTGACGCTGGCGATGGCCGCCGACCACGTCGCCGAGGGCATCCGGGTCAACTGCGTGAACCCGGGCACCGTGGATACCCCGTGGGTGCGCCGGTTGCTCGCCGCCGCCGCAGACCCCGAGGCGGAGCTTTCGGCGTTGGAGAAGCGGCAGCCGACCGGCAGGCTGGTGTCGGCGGAGGAGGTCGCCGCTGCGGTGGCCTACCTGGCGAGCCCGTCGGCCGGGGCGACCACGGGCACCGTCCTGGCCGTCGACGGCGGGATGCACGGGCTCAGGCTCCGCAGGTGA
- a CDS encoding L-rhamnose mutarotase, with translation MQRIALHTRLNPGREADYERVHAVIPPELDAALREAGVRTWRIWRDGLDLFHVVEVEDYQAMRRALRDHPANVEWQARMAELLAVEDDYSGDDTGLSLVWELPS, from the coding sequence ATGCAGCGGATCGCCTTGCACACCAGGCTGAATCCCGGCAGGGAAGCCGACTACGAGCGGGTCCACGCCGTCATCCCGCCGGAGCTGGACGCGGCTCTGCGGGAGGCCGGGGTCCGCACCTGGCGGATCTGGCGCGACGGCCTGGACCTCTTCCACGTCGTGGAGGTCGAGGACTACCAGGCCATGCGCCGCGCGCTTCGCGACCACCCGGCCAACGTCGAGTGGCAGGCGCGGATGGCCGAGCTGCTTGCGGTGGAGGACGACTACTCCGGCGACGACACCGGCCTGTCGCTGGTCTGGGAGCTCCCGTCGTGA